Proteins co-encoded in one Nicotiana sylvestris chromosome 7, ASM39365v2, whole genome shotgun sequence genomic window:
- the LOC104223389 gene encoding DEK domain-containing chromatin-associated protein 4, translated as MGEGDAVTEVAEAPANGNVAVEDKGDAITKDSNVEKDGSKEVQAESNETDKDDAEKMDIDRKEAKETNVEKEVKESKEEKEAEERKEEEEEVNKSNKAEEDEKADQEIEMEEEVNESNKVEEEKADQEVKGEEEKQEPRSDTMEEDIAEEPDNKDDEEVKKEAGGEKKDKESSEERKDEEGSKKSVKSKGKKDRKRKREVVKKKEKEIEPKTPAPSTIDRPVRERKSVERLVASIDRESNKEFRIEKGRGTALKDIPNVAYKLSKRKTEETFKLLHTILFGRRGKAAQIKSNISRFSGFVWHENEEKQRMKVKEKLDKYVKEKLLEFCDVLDIPVSKATSRKEDMVTKLLDFLEAPHAMTSELLAEKEQSSKGKKRKRESKKSPSSASVSSKGSTKSGKKTETASQKAEKKKTVHESEDESEQEDDHEEESEEEKANGVPEKSDDEMSEQAESEKESESENESEEDRKKHKQSSNKSSTKKEPAEKAKTKKPAVAKLPSPAPKKPPSKSPKSSKHNASTDASPKVVSAKKKKAEVVKEKSSIPKKSTSKENTGKKIVKGKDKSKEDKLRPSDDELRNAICEILKEVDFNTATFTDILKQLAKRFDTDLTPRKSSIKIMIQDELTKLADEEDDEEEEGDAEKDVKKPSGKGVKA; from the exons ATGGGAGAAGGGGACGCAGTGACTGAGGTAGCGGAGGCGCCTGCTAATGGGAATGTGGCAGTGGAAGATAAGGGTGACGCTATTACCAAGGACTCGAATGTGGAAAAGGATGGAAGTAAGGAAGTGCAAGCAGAGAGCAATGAGACCGATAAAGACGATGCTGAAAAGATGGATATAGACAGAAAAGAGGCAAAAGAAACCAACGTAGAAAAAGAGGTGAAAGAaagcaaagaagaaaaagaggcagaagaaagaaaagaagaagaggaagaggtgAACAAAAGCAACAAAGCTGAAGAAGATGAGAAAGCTGACCAGGAAATTGAAATGGAGGAAGAGGTGAACGAAAGCAATAAAGTTGAAGAAGAGAAAGCTGACCAGGAAGTTAAAGGGGAGGAAGAGAAGCAGGAACCCAGGAGCGACACAATGGAAGAAGATATAGCTGAAGAGCCAGATAATAAGGATGATGAGGAGGTTAAAAAGGAGGCAGGTGGAGAGAAAAAGGATAAAGAAAGCAGTGAAGAGCGTAAGGATGAAGAAGGGTCTAAGAAGAGTGTTAAGTCGAAGGGGAAGAAAGACAGGAAAAGGAAACGAGAGGttgtaaagaagaaggagaaggaaaTAGAGCCAAAAACTCCTGCACCCTCAACAATTGACCGTCCTGTACGTGAACGCAAATCTGTTGAAAGGCTGGTTGCATCTATTGACAGAGAATCCAACAAGGAATTCCGTATTGAAAAG GGTCGTGGAACTGCACTGAAAGATATTCCTAATG TTGCATACAAATTATCCAAAAGGAAGACTGAAGAAACATTCAAATTGCTGCACACAATTCTCTTTGGAAGGCGCGGAAAG GCAGCTCAGATCAAGAGCAATATTTCACGGTTTTCTGGCTTTGTGTGGCATGAAAATGAG GAAAAGCAAAGGatgaaagtaaaagaaaagcTTGACAAGTATGTAAAAGAGAAGCTGTTGGAATTCTGTGATGTACTAGATATACCTGTTTCAAAAGCTACATCAAGAAAG GAAGACATGGTGACAAAGTTGTTGGACTTTTTGGAAGCTCCTCATGCTATGACTTCTGAGTTGCTTGCTGAGAAGGAACAG TCAAGTAAAGGAAAAAAGCGTAAAAGAGAGAGCAAAAAAAGTCCCTCCTCGGCATCTGTTAGCTCGAAAGGTTCAACTAAG AGTGGAAAGAAAACTGAAACTGCATCTCAAAAGGCTGAGAAGAAGAAGACTGTGCATGAGTCAGAAGATGAATCTGAGCAAGAAGATGACCATGAGGAGGAATCTGAAGAGGAAAAGGCTAATGGTGTTCCTGAGAAATCTGATGATGAGATGTCAGAGCAAGCTGAAAGTGAGAAGGAGAGTGAATCTGAAAATGAGTCTGAGGAGGACAGGAAAAAGCATAAGCAAAGTTCAAATAAATCTTCAACAAAGAAAGAACCTGCCGAGAAAGCTAAGACCAAGAAACCTGCAGTCGCTAAACTGCCTAGTCCTGCTCCCAAAAAACCCCCTTCAAAATCACCAAAGAGCTCAAAGCACAATGCCAGTACTGATGCAAGTCCTAAAGTGGTGTCTGCAAAGAAGAAAAAAGCTGAAGTTGTTAAAGAAAAATCTTCAATACCAAAGAAGTCTACTTCCAAGGAAAATACTG GGAAAAAGATTGTAAAGGGAAAAGACAAGAGCAAAGAAGATAAATTGAGACCAAGTGATGATGAACTCAGAAATGCAATTTGTGAAATTCTTAAAGAAGTTGACTTCAACACG GCCACCTTCACTGACATTCTGAAGCAACTTG CCAAGAGGTTTGATACAGATCTCACACCCAGAAAATCATCTATAAAGATTATGATCCAGGACGAGCTGACTAAACTAGCTGATGAGGAAGATGACGAGGAAGAGGAAGGTGATGCTGAGAAGGATGTAAAAAAGCCTTCTGGCAAAGGTGTGAAGGCCTGA
- the LOC104223388 gene encoding nuclear transcription factor Y subunit B-3-like, which produces MADSDNESGGQRESESSLREQDRFLPIANVSRIMKKALPANAKISKDAKEIVQECVSEFISFITGEASDKCQREKRKTINGDDLLWAMTTLGFEEYIEPLKIYLQRFRDLEGQKSTMAGIQDKENSGSVNMGSSYVEDYGMMMMGQHHQGHAYSTGVYNQTAGNDAGIGNAGSRFPDVGRPR; this is translated from the coding sequence ATGGCAGATTCGGACAATGAATCGGGAGGGCAGAGAGAGAGCGAGAGTTCACTAAGAGAGCAAGACAGGTTCCTTCCAATAGCAAATGTGAGCAGAATCATGAAGAAAGCTTTACCAGCAAACGCAAAAATATCAAAGGACGCTAAAGAGATAGTTCAAGAATGTGTTTCTGAATTCATCAGTTTCATTACTGGGGAAGCATCAGATAAGTGTCAGCGTGAGAAGAGGAAGACCATCAACGGTGATGATTTGTTGTGGGCAATGACAACACTTGGTTTTGAAGAATACATTGAGCCCCTTAAGATTTATCTGCAGAGGTTCAGGGACTTAGAAGGGCAAAAGAGCACCATGGCTGGAATACAAGACAAAGAGAATAGTGGATCAGTGAATATGGGGAGTAGTTATGTTGAGGACTATGGCATGATGATGATGGGTCAGCATCATCAAGGACACGCGTACAGTACCGGAGTATACAATCAGACGGCTGGAAATGATGCAGGGATTGGTAATGCAGGGTCTCGATTTCCTGATGTTGGGAGGCCAAGGTAG
- the LOC104223387 gene encoding uncharacterized protein translates to MDENKGGEPIEQFHRNETISAVADDNFLVEEDDDYEDLYNDVNVGENFLQSFRKNEDLVVSKNDEVEKKPELSPPAATFPPPAVAESGGGNVQVETKPIKEEDVASGVSARGGSVGAAAGPGVSAGGGFRVELNRSSEGKMGDLVERMVSSNVPNQVMVQQPNTGGVAAVGNAGNVGNSGNGNFVRQGGVNGNGAGNIVGGGAGASGGGGGGGGGAILFVGDLHWWTTDAELEVELSKYGLVKEVKFFEEKASGKSKGYCQVEFHDSSAASACKEGMNGHVFNGRPCVVAFASSPYNVKRMGEAQVNRNQQVAQTATPQARRGPADVAGNKIGNNNTATGGNYQGGGDGNRGYGRGNWGRGGPQGMGNRGPVGPLRNRPGGIGGRGLMGNGGGGFGQGMGGAPPLLHPQSMMGQGFDPAFGGGPMGRMGGYGGFPGGPAPPFPGMLSSFPPVGGVGMPGVAPHVNPAFFGRGMPMNGMGMMPGAGMEGPNMGMWSDPNAGAWAGDEHGGRVGESSYAEEAGSDHQYGEVTHDRGAWPNNLKDKDRGSERDWSGSTDRKHRDGREPSYDRDMAREKDRGNDHDYSERRYRDDKDVARDRERDRNRERSRERGRDRDRDRYRDDRDRYADHHRYKDREQEYDDDERGRSSRGHSKSRLSHEEDHRSRSRDADYGKRRRITSE, encoded by the coding sequence ATGGACGAAAATAAAGGTGGGGAACCAATCGAGCAGTTCCATAGGAACGAAACAATCTCCGCCGTTGCCGATGATAATTTTCttgttgaagaagatgatgattaTGAAGATCTTTATAACGACGTAAATGTTGGTGAGAATTTTCTCCAATCTTTTCGTAAAAATGAAGATTTAGTAGTATCTAAAAATGATGAGGTTGAGAAAAAACCTGAACTTTCCCCTCCGGCGGCAACATTTCCGCCGCCGGCCGTGGCGGAAAGTGGAGGTGGAAATGTTCAGGTTGAGACGAAACCCATAAAAGAGGAGGATGTAGCATCTGGGGTTTCTGCTAGAGGAGGGTCAGTAGGTGCTGCAGCTGGGCCTGGGGTTTCTGCTGGTGGTGGGTTTAGGGTTGAGTTAAATCGCTCATCGGAGGGTAAGATGGGTGATTTAGTGGAGCGGATGGTGAGTAGTAACGTTCCGAATCAGGTGATGGTTCAACAGCCTAACACTGGTGGTGTTGCCGCTGTTGGAAATGCTGGTAATGTTGGAAATTCAGGGAATGGCAATTTTGTGAGGCAAGGAGGGGTTAATGGGAACGGGGCAGGTAATATCGTTGGTGGAGGTGCGGGTGCTAGtggtggaggaggaggtggtggtggAGGGGCGATTCTTTTTGTTGGCGATTTACATTGGTGGACAACGGATGCTGAGCTAGAGGTGGAGTTGAGCAAGTATGGACTAGTGAAGGAGgtgaaatttttcgaagaaaaaGCTAGTGGGAAGTCTAAAGGATATTGCCAGGTTGAGTTTCATGATTCCTCTGCTGCCTCAGCTTGTAAGGAAGGGATGAATGGACATGTTTTCAATGGGAGGCCATGTGTGGTTGCCTTTGCATCATCACCGTATAATGTGAAGAGGATGGGTGAAGCTCAGGTGAATCGAAATCAACAGGTTGCCCAGACTGCTACTCCCCAGGCAAGGCGGGGGCCTGCTGATGTGGCTGGTAATAAAATTGGAAATAACAACACTGCTACTGGTGGCAATTACCAAGGTGGTGGGGATGGCAACAGGGGTTATGGTAGAGGAAATTGGGGCAGAGGAGGCCCTCAAGGTATGGGAAATCGGGGGCCTGTGGGTCCTTTGAGAAACAGGCCTGGTGGGATTGGAGGAAGAGGGTTGATGGGAAATGGTGGAGGTGGATTTGGACAAGGTATGGGTGGTGCACCTCCACTTTTGCATCCTCAATCAATGATGGGTCAGGGCTTTGATCCTGCTTTTGGAGGAGGGCCTATGGGGAGAATGGGTGGTTACGGAGGATTCCCTGGTGGTCCAGCTCCTCCATTTCCTGGTATGTTGTCATCTTTTCCACCTGTTGGAGGAGTTGGGATGCCTGGTGTAGCTCCTCATGTAAATCCTGCATTCTTTGGCAGGGGAATGCCAATGAATGGCATGGGAATGATGCCAGGTGCTGGTATGGAGGGGCCGAACATGGGGATGTGGTCTGATCCTAATGCGGGTGCATGGGCTGGCGACGAGCATGGTGGTAGAGTGGGAGAGTCAAGTTATGCGGAAGAAGCTGGGTCTGATCATCAGTATGGAGAAGTAACTCATGATAGAGGGGCTTGGCCTAATAACTTGAAAGATAAAGACAGGGGATCAGAGCGTGATTGGTCTGGTTCTACAGATAGAAAACATCGAGATGGCAGAGAACCTTCCTATGATAGAGACATGGCTCGTGAAAAGGATAGAGGGAATGATCATGATTATTCAGAGAGGAGATACCGAGATGATAAAGATGTCGCAAGAGACAGGGAGAGGGACAGGAATCGTGAACGTTCTCGAGAACGAGGGCGTGATCGTGATCGAGATCGTTATAGGGATGATAGAGATAGATATGCTGATCATCACAGGTACAAGGACCGTGAGcaagaatatgatgatgatgagagAGGAAGGTCATCAAGGGGACACAGCAAATCACGATTATCACATGAGGAAGACCATCGGTCAAGATCAAGGGATGCTGATTATGGAAAGAGGCGGCGTATAACTTCTGAGTGA